In Sander lucioperca isolate FBNREF2018 chromosome 21, SLUC_FBN_1.2, whole genome shotgun sequence, the following proteins share a genomic window:
- the lrrc4ba gene encoding leucine-rich repeat-containing protein 4B, with amino-acid sequence MRIATLTCLPGPSPLLFLLAQLLLRLLLPGPELVGAASSCPSLCTCSNQASRVICTRQNLEEVPESISVNTRYLNLQENSIQVIKSDTFKHLRHLEILQLSKNQIRQIEVGAFNGLPNLNTLELFDNRLTLVPSHAFEYLSKLRELWLRNNPIETLPGYAFHRVPSLRRLDLGELKKLDFISDAAFVGLINLRYLNLGMCGLKDIPKLTALVRLEELELSGNRLEIIRPGSFQGLVSLRKLWLMHSQVSVIERNAFDDLKSLEELNLSHNSLHSLPHDLFTPLHQLERVHLNHNPWICNCDVLWLSWWLKETVPSNTTCCARCHAPPVLKGKYIGELDQSHFTCFAPVIVEPPTDLNVTEGMAAELKCRTSTSTTSVNWITPNGTLMTHGSYRVRISVLHDGTLNFTNVTLRDTGQYTCMVTNAAGNTTATAVLNVTAADASVNYTYFTTVTVETVETPGDKESALVAINETFIRVYPGPTPSGHLWSEGVPTTASSLSAGWSSSSPRATRPTFTVPITEPGFSGLDDVMKTTKIIIGCFVAITFMAAVMLVVFYKLRKQHQLHKHHGPARAIEIINVEDELGAGASGRGSGISGGSTVTQSGSSGIGGGQSLRLHHPEIVNLPNLARSEHLNHYYKTHHFNNNMMGMGMGTGAGLNNNNNPSSCSQSQNTSISCSQVTTSGGMPTGGTLPSPVPLPQLGLHSSLKGLMGKSQNEPLLFKSGSKENVQETQI; translated from the exons ATGCGCATCGCCACGCTGACCTGCCTTCCCGGCCcttcccccctcctctttctATTGGCCCAGCTGCTACTGCGGCTCCTCCTCCCTGGGCCGGAGTTGGTGGGAGCCGCTTCTTCCTGCCCCTCCCTCTGCACCTGCTCCAACCAGGCCAGCCGAGTCATCTGCACCAGGCAGAACCTGGAGGAGGTTCCCGAAAGCATATCAGTCAACACACGATACCTCAACCTGCAGGAGAACTCCATACAG GTTATCAAGTCCGACACTTTCAAGCACTTGAGACACCTTGAGATCCTCCAGCTCTCCAAGAATCAGATCCGTCAGATTGAAGTCGGAGCATTCAATGGCCTCCCCAACCTCAACACATTGGAGCTCTTCGACAACCGCCTCACACTGGTGCCATCACATGCCTTTGAGTACCTCAGCAAGCTACGGGAGCTGTGGCTGCGCAACAACCCCATTGAGACTCTGCCAGGCTATGCCTTCCACCGTGTGCCCTCGCTACGTCGCCTGGACCTGGGTGAGCTCAAGAAGTTGGATTTCATCTCTGATGCAGCCTTTGTGGGCCTCATCAATCTACGCTACTTGAACCTGGGCATGTGTGGGCTGAAGGACATTCCCAAACTGACAGCGCTTGTGCGtttggaggagctggagctGTCAGGAAACCGACTGGAGATCATCCGACCTGGGTCCTTCCAGGGCCTGGTGTCTCTACGCAAGCTGTGGCTAATGCACTCACAGGTGTCCGTCATTGAGCGCAACGCCTTCGATGACCTGAAAAGCCTGGAAGAGCTCAACCTGTCCCATAACTCCCTGCACTCCTTGCCCCATGACCTCTTTACGCCTCTTCACCAGCTGGAGAGGGTACACCTCAACCACAACCCCTGGATCTGCAACTGTGATGTGCTTTGGCTAAGTTGGTGGTTGAAAGAGACGGTGCCCAGCAACACCACCTGCTGTGCCCGCTGCCACGCTCCCCCAGTCTTAAAGGGCAAGTACATTGGAGAACTTGACCAGAGTCACTTCACCTGCTTTGCGCCGGTCATTGTGGAACCACCTACAGACCTCAATGTCACCGAGGGTATGGCTGCTGAGCTCAAGTGTCGCACAAGCACCTCCACAACATCTGTCAACTGGATCACCCCGAATGGCACACTAATGACGCATGGTTCCTACCGGGTGCGGATATCCGTCCTGCATGATGGCACACTCAACTTCACAAATGTCACCCTGCGTGATACGGGCCAGTACACCTGCATGGTTACCAATGCTGCTGGCAATACCACAGCAACTGCTGTCCTCAATGTCACCGCCGCTGATGCCAGTGTCAACTACACCTACTTTACAACAGTCACAGTGGAAACAGTCGAGACCCCGGGAGATAAAGAGTCTGCATTGGTAGCCATCAATGAGACATTCATACGTGTTTACCCTGGCCCCACTCCCTCGGGCCACCTGTGGTCAGAAGGTGTTCCTACCACTGCCTCCTCTCTGTCAGCAGGCtggtcctcctcctctcctcggGCCACCCGACCCACGTTCACTGTGCCCATCACTGAGCCAGGCTTCTCAGGCTTGGATGATGTGATGAAGACCACCAAGATCATCATTGGCTGCTTCGTAGCCATTACCTTCATGGCAGCGGTGATGCTTGTGGTGTTCTACAAGCTGAGGAAACAGCACCAGCTGCATAAACACCATGGCCCTGCTCGTGCTATTGAGATCATAAATGTGGAGGATGAGCTGGGGGCTGGGGCCAGTGGTCGGGGCAGCGGCATCTCAGGAGGCTCCACGGTGACGCAGAGCGGAAGCAGTGGAATAGGAGGGGGCCAGAGTCTCAGGCTGCACCACCCAGAGATAGTCAACCTGCCAAACCTGGCCCGATCAGAGCACCTCAACCACTACTACAAAACCCATCACTTCAACAACAACATGATGGGCATGGGCATGGGCACTGGTGCGGgcctcaacaacaacaacaacccctCGTCTTGCTCTCAGTCTCAGAACACATCTATATCCTGTTCCCAGGTGACAACCAGTGGAGGAATGCCCACAGGTGGCACCCTGCCCTCCCCTGTGCCCCTGCCCCAGTTGGGTCTCCACAGTTCTCTGAAAGGCCTTATGGGGAAAAGCCAGAATGAGCCCCTGCTTTTTAAGAGCGGCTCCAAGGAAAATGTGCAAGAGACTCAAATTTGA